A region of Vitis vinifera cultivar Pinot Noir 40024 chromosome 15, ASM3070453v1 DNA encodes the following proteins:
- the LOC100259224 gene encoding subtilisin-like protease SBT4.14 codes for MSRSSPCMHSNLLLLLIVFAGLTLINAEKKFYIVYFGDRPESIEATVQTHQDILSQCGVDTEESIVYSYTKSFNALAAKLSEDEAQKLSEMEGVVSVFPNRYHKLHTTKSWDFIGLPQTARRQLKQESNIIVGLLDTGITPQSESFADNGLGPPPAKWKGTCLRFANFSGCNHKLIGAKYFKLDGNSDPDDILSPVDVEGHGTHTASTSAGNIVQNANLFGLAKGTARGAVPSARVAMYKVCWVRSGCSDMDILAAFEAAIADGVDIISISIGGVSPNYAEDSIAIGAFHAMKKGILTVASAGNDGPSQSSIVNHAPWIFTVGASSIDRGFRSKVVLGNGQTFSGIGVSTFDPKQQNPLVSGADVAKTAADKENSRFCIENSLDPTKVNGKLVYCKLQMWGSDSVVKGLGGIGTIVESMEFLDAAQIFMAPGTMVNDTVGYAINRYIHSTKTPSAVIQRSEEVKVPAPFVASFSSRGPNPMTQHILKPDIVAPGIDILASYTPLRSLTGLKGDTQFSKFTLLSGTSMACPHVSGVAAYVKSFHPKWSPAAIRSAIMTTAKPMSRKVNNDAEFAYGTGQVNPHRALSPGLIYDTDEMSYIQFLCHEGYSGKAIATIVGSKSINCSSLLPGQGSDALNYPTMQLSLKDTNEPTVGVFRRRVTNVGPAQSVYNATIKAPQGVEITVTPTRLVFSRALQARSFKVVVKAKSTAFKEMVSGSLTWRSPRHIVRSPIVIYKP; via the exons ATGTCAAGGTCATCTCCATGTATGCATTccaaccttcttcttcttctgatCGTCTTTGCAGGTCTTACCCTCATTAACGCCGAGAAGAAG TTTTACATCGTATACTTTGGAGATAGACCTGAAAGCATAGAAGCCACAGTTCAAACACATCAGGACATCCTCTCACAATG TGGTGTTGATACTGAGGAATCCATAGTCTACAGCTACACCAAGAGCTTCAATGCATTGGCTGCGAAGCTGTCTGAGGATGAAGCCCAAAAGCTATCAG AAATGGAAGGGGTTGTTTCTGTTTTTCCAAATCGGTACCACAAGCTTCACACAACAAAATCATGGGATTTCATTGGACTACCTCAAACAGCAAGAAGGCAATTGAAACAGGAGAGCAACATTATTGTGGGGCTACTGGATACAG GGATCACGCCGCAGTCAGAGAGCTTTGCGGATAATGGCCTGGGTCCGCCGCCGGCCAAATGGAAGGGGACTTGTCTCCGCTTTGCTAATTTCTCAGGGTGTAACCA CAAGCTCATAGGAGCCAAATACTTCAAGCTGGATGGCAACTCCGACCCTGATGACATCTTATCTCCGGTGGACGTTGAGGGTCATGGCACCCACACAGCTTCCACCTCAGCAGGAAACATCGTCCAGAACGCAAACCTTTTTGGCCTGGCTAAGGGGACTGCACGTGGGGCTGTGCCTTCAGCTAGGGTTGCCATGTACAAGGTATGTTGGGTCCGCTCAGGCTGCTCGGACATGGACATTCTTGCTGCATTTGAGGCTGCCATTGCCGATGGCGTCGACATTATCTCCATCTCGATTGGTGGGGTTTCCCCCAATTATGCAGAGGACTCCATAGCTATTGGGGCTTTTCATGCCATGAAGAAAGGGATCCTCACTGTAGCTTCTGCCGGAAATGATGGACCCAGTCAGAGTAGTATTGTAAATCATGCACCGTGGATTTTCACGGTGGGGGCTAGCAGCATTGATCGAGGGTTTAGGAGCAAAGTTGTGCTGGGCAATGGACAAACCTTCTCG GGTATTGGAGTGAGTACATTCGATCCGAAGCAGCAGAACCCTCTGGTAAGTGGTGCAGATGTAGCCAAGACTGCTGCGGACAAAGAGAACTCAAG GTTCTGCATTGAAAACTCATTGGATCCTACTAAGGTGAATGGCAAGCTGGTCTACTGCAAGCTACAAATGTGGGGATCCGACTCTGTGGTTAAAGGACTTGGAGGGATTGGAACTATTGTTGAAAGCATGGAGTTTCTTGATGCTGCCCAGATCTTCATGGCACCAGGAACTATGGTTAATGACACCGTTGGATATGCCATTAATCGTTATATACATTCCACAAA AACACCATCAGCAGTGATACAAAGGTCCGAGGAAGTAAAAGTCCCGGCTCCCTTTGTGGCTTCATTCTCATCGAGAGGTCCAAACCCTATGACCCAACACATACTCAAG CCTGATATTGTAGCACCTGGGATTGACATATTGGCGTCCTACACCCCTTTGAGGTCGCTAACCGGGCTGAAGGGCGACACCCAGTTCTCCAAATTTACGCTCTTGTCTGGCACTTCCATGGCGTGTCCACACGTTTCTGGAGTAGCAGCCTATGTAAAGTCTTTCCACCCGAAGTGGTCTCCTGCTGCCATCAGATCCGCCATCATGACCACTG CAAAACCGATGAGCAGGAAGGTGAACAATGATGCTGAATTCGCCTATGGTactggccaagtaaaccctcaTAGAGCTCTGAGCCCCGGCCTCATCTATGACACGGATGAGATGTCTTACATCCAGTTCCTATGCCATGAGGGCTATAGCGGCAAAGCTATCGCCACCATTGTTGGTTCAAAATCCATAAACTGTTCCTCACTGCTCCCCGGACAAGGCAGTGATGCTCTCAACTATCCCACCATGCAGCTAAGCTTGAAAGACACTAATGAACCCACAGTAGGCGTCTTCCGGAGGAGAGTGACCAATGTGGGTCCTGCTCAATCTGTCTATAATGCCACCATTAAAGCTCCCCAAGGAGTGGAAATAACTGTGACACCTACCAGGCTTGTCTTCTCCCGGGCCCTGCAAGCACGAAGTTTCAAGGTTGTGGTGAAGGCAAAATCGACTGCTTTTAAGGAAATGGTATCGGGTTCGCTCACATGGAGAAGCCCTAGACACATTGTGAGGAGCCCTATTGTGATTTATAAACCATGA
- the LOC100264400 gene encoding CRS2-associated factor 1, mitochondrial isoform X1, translating into MFIVTRFSRQIRQSHSAAVTLSTRRLSSSAPPSPSSRLLDHYSFKSPVSPFQNPNPNPEPSTKKKQKPPYRPPSSLDRTGKKPLRSDLPFDFRYSYTESSPAVRPIGLREPKYSPFGPGLLDREWTGVCAPAVDPKVRSVDGKEDPKLEEKRRRMREKTLGEPLTAAERKILVEKCQRHRTKRQINLGRDGLTHNMLNDIHNHWKHAEAVRIKCMGVPTVDMKNVCTQLEDKTSGKVIHRQGGLLVLYRGRNYHPKKRPVIPLMLWRPHEPIYPRLIKTVIDGLSIEETKEMRKRGLAVPALTKLGMVLSLCLFFYLIFIS; encoded by the exons ATGTTTATCGTCACTCGATTTTCCCGCCAAATTCGACAGTCACACTCCGCCGCCGTCACGCTCTCGACGCGTCGCCTCTCCTCTTCAGCCCCTCCCTCTCCCTCTTCCAGGCTCCTCGACCACTACTCCTTCAAGTCCCCTGTCTCCCCcttccaaaaccctaaccctaatccTGAACCCTCTACCAAGAAGAAGCAAAAGCCGCCGTATCGGCCGCCGTCGTCGCTCGATCGGACAGGGAAGAAGCCGTTGCGCTCCGATTTACCCTTCGATTTTCGGTACAGTTACACTGAGAGCAGCCCGGCGGTGCGGCCGATTGGGCTCCGGGAGCCGAAGTATTCGCCATTCGGACCGGGATTGCTTGACCGGGAATGGACCGGAGTTTGCGCGCCGGCGGTGGACCCGAAGGTGAGGTCGGTGGATGGGAAGGAGGATCCAAAGTTGGAGGAGAAGAGGAGGAGGATGAGAGAGAAGACTCTTGGTGAGCCGCTTACGGCGGCGGAGAGGAAGATTTTGGTGGAGAAGTGCCAACGGCATAGAACTAAGAGGCAAATTAATCTGG GGAGAGATGGTTTAACTCACAACATGCTTAATGATATTCATAATCATTGGAAACATGCTGAGGCAGTCAGGATAAAGTGTATGGGTGTCCCCACTGTTGACATGAAAAATGTGTGCACCCAACTCGAG GATAAAACAAGTGGAAAGGTAATCCACAGACAGGGTGGTCTACTTGTATTGTATAGAGGCAGGAATTATCATCCCAAGAAGAGGCCTGTGATTCCATTAATGCTATGGAGGCCCCATGAGCCCATATATCCCAGGCTGATAAAAACTGTTATTGATGGCTTAAGCATTGAGGAGACAAAGGAAATGAGAAAGAGAGGATTGGCTGTTCCTGCTTTAACGAAACTTGGTATGGTATTgtctctttgtttatttttttatttaatttttatttcataa
- the LOC100264400 gene encoding CRS2-associated factor 1, mitochondrial isoform X2 — MFIVTRFSRQIRQSHSAAVTLSTRRLSSSAPPSPSSRLLDHYSFKSPVSPFQNPNPNPEPSTKKKQKPPYRPPSSLDRTGKKPLRSDLPFDFRYSYTESSPAVRPIGLREPKYSPFGPGLLDREWTGVCAPAVDPKVRSVDGKEDPKLEEKRRRMREKTLGEPLTAAERKILVEKCQRHRTKRQINLGLRAVPLHMPHGYGGKWHNFFPSTH, encoded by the exons ATGTTTATCGTCACTCGATTTTCCCGCCAAATTCGACAGTCACACTCCGCCGCCGTCACGCTCTCGACGCGTCGCCTCTCCTCTTCAGCCCCTCCCTCTCCCTCTTCCAGGCTCCTCGACCACTACTCCTTCAAGTCCCCTGTCTCCCCcttccaaaaccctaaccctaatccTGAACCCTCTACCAAGAAGAAGCAAAAGCCGCCGTATCGGCCGCCGTCGTCGCTCGATCGGACAGGGAAGAAGCCGTTGCGCTCCGATTTACCCTTCGATTTTCGGTACAGTTACACTGAGAGCAGCCCGGCGGTGCGGCCGATTGGGCTCCGGGAGCCGAAGTATTCGCCATTCGGACCGGGATTGCTTGACCGGGAATGGACCGGAGTTTGCGCGCCGGCGGTGGACCCGAAGGTGAGGTCGGTGGATGGGAAGGAGGATCCAAAGTTGGAGGAGAAGAGGAGGAGGATGAGAGAGAAGACTCTTGGTGAGCCGCTTACGGCGGCGGAGAGGAAGATTTTGGTGGAGAAGTGCCAACGGCATAGAACTAAGAGGCAAATTAATCTGG GTTTGAGGGCTGTCCCCCTGCATATGCCTCATGGTTATGGGGGCAAGTGGCACAATTTCTTCCCATCCACCCATTGA